From the Phyllopteryx taeniolatus isolate TA_2022b chromosome 20, UOR_Ptae_1.2, whole genome shotgun sequence genome, one window contains:
- the lama1 gene encoding laminin subunit alpha-1 isoform X1 produces the protein MSLLVLLLLMQQTASQQRGLFPAILNLASNAEITSNATCGDPEAEVYCKLVEHVPGRLIKNPHCPKCDGNSILSKERHPITNAIDGTNHWWQSPSIKNGRQFHWVTITLDLKQIFQVAYIIIKAANSPRPGNWILERSMDGLTFEPWQFYAISDSECLSRYNITPRLGPPTYKSDTEVICTSYYSRLEPLEHGEIHTSLINSRPGADDLTSELLNFTSARFIQLRLQRIRTLNADLMTLSAHDPREIDPIVTRRYYYSIKDISVGGMCICYGHARSCPLDPVTKKLQCVCEHNTCGVSCNHCCPGYHQQPWQPGTISEGNTCQKCNCHKKASDCFYNQTVADLRLSVNIHGVRHGGGVCIDCQQNTAGINCETCADRYFRPEQVSPDSESPCVECDCHLRGAESSICTRDDTLPGASAGQCACKNGFAGRRCDRCAFGFRDFPLCARCECNLAGNINKDPCDDCICKANVMGGHCDLCKAGFYNLQAANPLGCTDCFCFGVSDVCESSTWSVGQVVSTNAQLHPPSSLHLSRAILGNDLPTSGNASFRHQKRELSWEAPASFLGNKLSSYGGLLNYSVVYHGSLDIMQHFVPVHTDVIIQGNGQALRLSPPHILFLSPLAERSVAIEMLPDQFVDQHTGVQVSRDDLLSVFAEVTSVRVKVHLNTSTSGAMRLVFVSLDVADSQSASGVQAVAMETCECPWGYSGTSCESCLPGFYRVGGVLFGGNCMQCECNDHASECDVNGVCLGCSHHTIGPHCNQCLPGFYGDATEGTADDCRRCPCPLTEASNSFSPTCVLGSSGLVSCDQCQEGYTGSKCHKCSRGFYGNPQVVGGTCVRCQCNNNVDTEEVGHCDAVSGECRRCRHNTAGRHCEMCAAGFYGDAVHQKNCQECNCDVNGSWSSVCDVTSGQCACRDNVTGRACDLCQPGFFGLRSGSGCVACDCNLSGSPEESCDDSGRCRCVDGVDGDKCDRCGRGYFRFRADGCTACTCKDTGGNCHHQTGECICPAHTEGDTCDMCETGYWGQDPITGCKPCNCSAEGSSASQCDLTNGQCLCREGFSGRSCDLCAPGSYGYPACSPCGCDVAGTKEDSCSRTLGVCDCQHTGKCVCKVAAVGRHCEKCISGFFALSSDNPDGCSPCFCSGLSRDCEAHAGLTGALITMARSPALLPLVSQSDLEGVISGVYQQGGDMLLDTRQLNTSRLRGPLYWRLPSQFEGQQLLSYGGVLSYVITFYVDDAGGLENQEPQVLMRGGALRKLLIYTEMVAPDNGIRTQHDIRLTEHKWRYFNSVSEKAVSHSDFLSVLSDLQYILVKASYGTRLQQSRISNITMETAVKANESQARTGAARPIESCSCPPGYAGMSCQECAAGFFRQPLWELPPQAQKSAFVRLCVACHCNNHSSSCHADSGHCQECQHHTSGPSCELCAQGYYGKVSGSIRDCSLCACPLQDNSFSPTCVSEGNLGDFRCTSCLTGYEGRYCEQCSQGYYGNPSLPGGMCTPCSCSGWGSLHQLCDPLTGQCQCKAGVKGPMCERCNERHVLEGNQCVSCDEECTGALLNDLDQMHRRWQAVNISSVAIAPYRQLLALNKQTRDMQLMFSERISLDMPVSRVEEDSMQLTSDLSVLLKQATNVSSGWEGVGVSNMELGVFANDSLSLGSRLIEMIIRIQVQIEALEKEAGQLTGAADVALELASRTRLLDQMTSILESMRAVNLTTATNLGRQELSLSESLVSSLQLLVLPSSDNRLRPLTVGLTAHIQKLQEAQTRVEDAAKENVQTHLVLNATNALISHYQATYQNVSVACVCVENMMEARQLLLNNVVNATEELANIAVQTEMLGGELDQWCPLLRKKVEALVIGLKSTDSLERVYRAERRTHLLQNHALSLHSSLSSLWNASQNSSQLVVPDANVTDSVSKAWRVASDAHKSADLAFNMTNQSAESGARLSAISAVLSESHLIKTAEDLHLTLSVVTTKQQILSNRVHSTSVLLHQPIKELQSLSNGETGSLQLQEAQLQAALAHSSLQEALQHLYTLRQQLWDSSSVVEKTNLSVAETNQLMTHTHSAANEARRKLEEAEHRTQQLSDKIKPLSMLGENLSRNLSDIRELIEQARRQAASIKVAVQADEECVRSYRPQIQSSNFNTLTLTLKTKRPNNLLFYMGSKTTVEFLAVEMHNGKVSLLWDIGSGSTRLEYPGLDITNNRWTRINATRLGARGFLSIYQLEAAPSQTVTATSPGPARVLQIDNSTVIHIGGLADDTQRPAALQWSTFNGCLGEASLNEKNVGLWNYVSRRGQCGGCFSSPQAEETSFHFDGSGFSLIQKSLRATSTSIVLLFKTLSPAGLLLYLASNNTRDFLSIELVEGCVRLTFDLGSGPLVLTSSRKYNNGVWYKVTLQRNRRKGHLSIMAADQSSEKEVLEAESPGSASDLNRFDLDPIYIGGLPASRPIRRQVVSRSYIGCIKNVEIARLNFDLLRDAYGVRKGCVLEAVRSVSMLSSGFVQIAPRSLGQEAEILFSFKSNNQSGVLLAAFTDNHAQRRHFLSVHLLSGSLEVELGETGADGRRVTVTAAEGGSFTDGTKHSVIVNVNRKSLSVQVDEGKVKSASLLPGGLSRLSTASFFIGGLPSGDEAHLPIRLQKISKLFRGCIQHLVLGALLVDLSAAVKYEGAELDSCLLEEKVRGAVLPEDQDVEPTLDPSHLSVAPPTHLTPVELTCTPEKELRFLPTAAQFGSSRHSHMTFTIEPVTVRKSVTLRLSLRTRARDGLLLLLSDGNQMDFAILRLAAGRPLMSADLGKGAATAASSVAVNDGKWHTVSADVSRRSVSVSVDASAPDLVAVKGNQLDVNSRLYLGGLPRAHNTRRINVTTSLPGCVHSVSLNGVMLDLSRPASRNDVTSCFSKEESGSYFNGSGYAALMPNGYKVGSDVSVSLEFRTSRSDGVFLGISSAKVDAVGLEMIKGQVVFNVNNGAGRVWVASASPVLCDGRWHRLLARKTKHTLSLSIDGRSNSISNPYPQSTSAETNNPVYVGGYPDGVKQNCLSIKSAFRGCLKNVHLIKSHLNSPLDMSQAHFSLGVTPNSCPAA, from the exons ATGAGCTTGCttgtgttgttgctgctgatgcAGCAAACAGCTTCCCAACAGAGAG GTCTGTTCCCAGCCATTTTGAACCTGGCCAGTAATGCAGAGATCACCAGCAACGCCACATGTGGGGACCCAGAAGCAGAGGTTTACTGCAAATTAGTAGAACATGTTCCTGGACGCTTAATCAAGAACCCTCACTGTCCAAAGTGTGATGGCAACTCCATTCTGTCAAAAG AACGCCATCCCATCACGAACGCTATCGATGGAACCAACCACTGGTGGCAGAGTCCAAGCATCAAGAATGGGCGGCAGTTCCATTGGGTCACAATTACGCTGGATCTGAAACAG ATCTTTCAAGTGGCTTACATCATTATCAAGGCAGCAAACTCTCCTCGACCAG GCAACTGGATTCTGGAGCGTTCTATGGATGGCTTGACTTTTGAACCATGGCAGTTTTACGCCATCAGCGACTCAGAGTGCTTGTCTCGTTACAACATCACACCGAGACTCGGACCCCCGACCTACAAAAGTGACACGGAGGTCATATGCACGTCCTACTATTCCAGGCTGGAGCCTCTGGAGCATGGAGAG attCACACGTCACTGATCAACAGTCGACCTGGAGCGGATGATTTGACCTCTGAACTCTTGAACTTCACTTCAGCCCGTTTCATCCAACTTCGGTTACAGCGAATCCGAACACTCAACGCTGACCTGATGACTCTGAGTGCACACGACCCTCGAGAAATTGACCCAATCGTAACTCGTCGG tatTATTACTCAATCAAAGACATCTCTGTGGGGGGCATGTGTATCTGCTATGGACATGCCCGAAGCTGTCCGCTGGACCCTGTTACTAAG aaactacagtgtgtgtgtgaacacaaCACCTGCGGAGTGAGCTGCAACCACTGTTGCCCTGGTTACCACCAGCAGCCATGGCAACCAGGGACCATCTCTGAAGGAAACACATGTCAAA AGTGCAACTGTCACAAGAAAGCAAGCGACTGTTTCTACAATCAAACAGTCGCTGATCTCAGATTGAGCGTGAACATCCACGGTGTTCGCCACGGAGGCGGAGTTTGTATTGACTGTCAGCAGAACACCGCTGGAATTAACTGTGAGACCTGTGCCGACCGTTACTTTAGACCTGAACAG GTTTCTCCTGATTCCGAGTCTCCGTGTGTGGAGTGTGATTGTCATTTGAGAGGAGCAGAGTCTTCCATCTGCACCAGAGATGACACTTTGCCAG gtGCTAGTGCGGGTCAGTGTGCGTGTAAAAATGGCTTTGCAGGCCGGAGGTGTGACCGTTGTGCTTTTGGGTTCCGAGATTTTCCTCTTTGTGCTCGCTGCGAGTGTAACCTCGCTGGCAACATCAACAAGGATCCTTGTGACGACTGCATTTGCAAA GCCAACGTGATGGGGGGTCACTGCGACCTGTGTAAAGCCGGATTCTACAACCTGCAAGCCGCCAACCCGCTGGGCTGCACCGACTGCTTCTGCTTCGGCGTGTCGGATGTCTGCGAAAGCTCCACTTGGTCGGTCGGGCAG GTGGTTTCCACAAATGCTCAGCTCCaccctccctcctccctccaCCTATCCCGGGCCATTCTGGGTAATGATCTTCCGACCTCCGGCAACGCCTCCTTCCGACACCAAAAACGAGAGCTCTCATGGGAGGCGCCTGCCAGTTTCCTTGGCAACAAG CTCTCGTCCTACGGGGGTCTCCTGAACTATTCTGTAGTTTATCACGGCTCGTTGGACATCATGCAACATTTTGTCCCAGTCCACACCGATGTCATCATTCAG GGCAACGGGCAAGCGCTCCGCCTCTCGCCACCTCACATCCTCTTTCTGTCGCCATTGGCCGAGCGCTCGGTTGCCATAGAGATGCTCCCAGATCAATTTGTAGATCAGCACACGGGTGTCCAAGTTAGCCGTGATGaccttctgtcagtctttgctGAGGTGACATCAGTGAGGGTCAAAGTTCACCTAAACACCTCTACCAGTGGAGCTATGCG CCTCGTCTTCGTGTCTCTGGATGTGGCCGACTCTCAGTCTGCATCTGGTGTCCAGGCGGTCGCCATGGAAACCTGTGAATGTCCGTGGGGGTACAGCGGCACTTCCTGTGAA TCGTGTCTTCCAGGTTTTTACAGGGTTGGCGGAGTTTTGTTTGGAGGAAACTGTATGCAGTGCGAATGCAATGACCATGCCTCTGAATGTGATGTCAATGGCGTCTGTCTG ggCTGTAGCCATCATACCATTGGTCCTCACTGCAATCAGTGTCTCCCTGGTTTCTATGGAGATGCCACAGAGGGGACAGCAGACGACTGTCGGCGTTGTCCGTGTCCTCTGACGGAAGCGTCCAACAG TTTCAGTCCGACGTGCGTGCTGGGCTCTTCTGGACTCGTGTCATGTGACCAGTGTCAGGAAGGCTACACCGGGAGCAAGTGTCACAA GTGTTCCAGGGGTTTCTACGGCAACCCGCAGGTAGTGGGCGGGACTTGTGTTCGCTGCCAATGTAACAACAACGTGGACACGGAAGAGGTGGGACATTGTGATGCTGTCAGCGGGGAGTGCCGCCGATGTCGCCACAACACGGCCGGGAGGCACTGCGAGATGTGTGCCGCCGGTTTCTATGGAGACGCCGTTCACCAGAAGAATTGCCAAG AGTGTAACTGCGATGTCAACGGATCTTGGTCAAGCGTTTGTGATGTCACATCAGGTCAATGTGCATGTCGAGACAATGTGACGGGACGGGCGTGCGACCTCTGCCAG CCGGGCTTCTTCGGGCTGCGGAGCGGCTCGGGCTGCGTGGCCTGTGATTGCAACCTGTCGGGATCTCCGGAGGAGTCGTGCGACGACAGCGGACGCTGCCGATGTGTGGACGGTGTTGATGGAGACAAGTGTGATCGCTGCGGCCGCGGTTACTTTCGTTTCCGTGCCGACGGCTGCACAG catgCACCTGCAAGGACACGGGCGGGAACTGTCACCACCAAACTGGCGAGTGCATCTGTCCTGCCCACACTGAGGGTGACACTTGTGACATGTGTGAGACAGGATACTGGGGTCAAGATCCCATCACAGGCTGCAAG CCTTGCAACTGCAGTGCAGAAGGAAGCTCCGCCTCTCAGTGTGATCTGACCAACGGCCAGTGTCTGTGCAGAGAGGGATTTTCTGGCAGGTCATGTGACCTGTGTGCTCCCGGTAGCTATGGTTACCCGGCATGCTCGCCGTGTGGCTGTGACGTAGCAGGAACAAAAGAAGACTCGTGCAGTCGGACGCTCGGAGTGTGCGACTGCCAACACACCGGAAAGTGTGTGTGCAAG GTGGCTGCGGTGGGGCGACACTGCGAGAAGTGCATTTCGGGTTTCTTCGCTCTGTCGTCAGACAATCCGGACGGCTGCTCTCCGTGCTTCTGTTCTGGACTCAGTCGGGACTGCGAGGCGCATGCCGGCCTCACCGGAGCTCTC ATCACGATGGCTCGCTCTCCTGCTCTGCTGCCATTGGTCAGCCAGTCTGACCTGGAGGGGGTTATATCAGGAGTCTACCAGCAGGGCGGCGACATGCTGCTGGACACCCGCCAACTCAACACGAGCAGACTGAGAGGTCCACTGTACTGGAGGCTGCCCTCTCAGTTTGAAGGGCAGCAG CTGCTGTCATACGGTGGCGTACTGTCCTACGTTATAACTTTCTATGTGGACGATGCCGGAGGGTTGGAAAATCAGGAGCCTCAAGTGCTGATGAGAGGAGGAGCCTTGAGGAAGCTGCTCATCTACACTGAAATGGTTGCCCCTGACAACGGCATCAGGACCCAGCATGACATCAGGCTGACGGAG CACAAGTGGAGGTATTTTAACTCTGTGTCCGAGAAGGCGGTCAGTCACAGCGACTTCCTGTCGGTGCTCAGCGACTTGCAGTACATCCTCGTCAAGGCTTCGTATGGGACGAGACTGCAGCAGAGCAg GATTTCAAACATCACCATGGAGACTGCGGTAAAAGCGAATGAGTCCCAAGCCAGAACGGGCGCGGCTCGACCGATCGAGTCGTGTTCCTGTCCGCCGGGCTACGCGGGAATGTCCTGTCAG GAATGCGCGGCAGGTTTCTTCCGCCAGCCGCTGTGGGAATTGCCGCCTCAGGCCCAAAAGTCTGCGTTTGTGCGCCTGTGTGTGGCGTGTCACTGCAACAACCACAGCAGCAGCTGCCACGCAGACAGCGGGCACTGCCAG GAGTGTCAACATCACACCAGTGGGCCCAGTTGTGAGCTGTGTGCCCAGGGGTATTATGGGAAGGTCAGTGGCTCCATTCGGGACTGTTCGCTGTGCGCTTGCCCCCTACAGGACAACAG TTTCAGTCCCACGTGTGTGTCCGAGGGAAATCTCGGAGACTTTCGCTGCACTTCCTGTCTAACAGGATACGAGGGGCGCTACTGCGAGCA GTGCTCTCAGGGTTACTACGGTAACCCCTCATTGCCGGGGGGGATGTGCACCCCATGCAGCTGCAGCGGGTGGGGGTCCCTACATCAACTGTGCGATCCGCTGACCGGCCAGTGCCAGTGTAAAGCCGGGGTCAAAGGTCCAATGTGTGAGCGGTGCAATGAGCGCCACGTCCTGGAGGGAAACCAATGCGTGT CATGCGACGAAGAATGCACCGGTGCTCTGCTGAACGACTTGGACCAAATGCACCGGCGCTGGCAGGCCGTCAACATCAGCAGTGTTGCCATAGCACCCTACCGCCAGCTGTTGGCGTTGAACAAGCAGACCAGAGACATGCAG CTGATGTTTTCAGAACGCATTTCTTTGGATATGCCAGTGTCAAGAGTGGAAGAAGATTCCATGCAACTTACCTCTGACCTCAGCGTTCTGTTAAAGCAG GCCACAAACGTATCAAGTGGCTGGGAGGGAGTGGGCGTGTCCAACATGGAATTGGGCGTGTTCGCCAATGATAGCTTGTCACTTGGAAGTCGGCTGATAGAAATGATCATCAGGATTCAAGTCCAGATTGAAG CACTTGAAAAGGAGGCGGGGCAACTGACTGGGGCTGCCGACGTAGCGCTAGAACTAGCCAGTCGGACACGTCTGCTGGACCAGATGACCTCCATTTTAGAAAGTATGCGAGCTGTCAATCTGACCACGGCCACAAATTTGGGACGTCAGGAGCTCAG TCTCTCAGAGTCTCTCGTCAGTTCGCTCCAACTTCTCGTCCTGCCCAGCTCGGACAACAGGCTCCGCCCCCTAACTGTCGGCCTCACTGCTCACATACAAAAACTGCAAGAAGCACAAACACGCGTGGAAGACGCCGCAAAAGAAAACGTGCAAACACACCTTGTGCTGAATGCCACAAATGCTCTGATCTCCCACTATCAg GCAACCTACCAGAACGTCAgtgttgcatgtgtgtgcgtggagAACATGATGGAGGCCAGGCAGCTGCTGCTGAACAATGTGGTCAACGCGACGGAGGAGCTCGCTAACATCGCCGTC CAGACGGAAATGTTGGGAGGCGAGCTGGATCAATGGTGCCCTCTGCTGAGGAAGAAAGTGGAGGCTCTCGTCATTGGACTGAAGAGCACCGATTCGCTAGAAAGGGTTTACCGTGCAGAGAGACGCACCCATCTGCTTCAAAACCACGCCCTCTCTCTGCACAG CTCTCTGTCATCATTGTGGAACGCTTCTCAGAACAGCAGCCAATTGGTCGTGCCGGATGCCAATGTCACGGATAGTGTCAGCAAGGCCTGGCGTGTCGCCTCAGACGCTCACAAGTCTGCCGACCTCGCTTTCAATATG ACCAACCAATCAGCGGAGAGCGGGGCCAGGCTGAGTGCGATCTCTGCTGTGCTCAGTGAGAGTCATTTGATCAAGACAGCAGaag ACTTGCACCTGACGCTCTCCGTGGTAACCACGAAACAGCAGATACTCAGCAACCGTGTGCACAGCACCAGCGTCCTCCTCCATCAGCCAATCAAAGAGCTGCAGAGCCTCTCGAACGGTGAGACAG GTTCATTGCAGCTGCAGGAGGCCCAGTTGCAGGCAGCACTGGCACACTCCAGCCTGCAGGAGGCACTGCAGCACTTGTACACCCTCAGACAGCAGCTGTGGgattcttcttctgtggtggaAAAAACCAACCTGAGTGTTGCGGAGACCAATCAGCTGATGACACACACGCATTCAGCAG CCAATGAGGCACGGCGTAAACTGGAAGAGGCGGAGCATCGCACACAGCAATTGAGTGACAAAATAAAGCCGCTGAGCATGCTGGGAGAAAACCTGAGCAGGAACCTGTCTGACATCAGAGAGCTCATCGAGCAGGCCAGACGACAAGCGGCGTCC ATTAAGGTGGCGGTACAGGCAGATGAAGAATGCGTCCGATCGTACCGACCCCAAATTCAGTCGAGCAACTTTAACACCTTGACTTTGACATTGAAGACCAAGAGGCCCAACAATCTGCTCTTCTATATGGGCAGCAAGACAACC GTGGAGTTCCTCGCAGTGGAAATGCACAACGGGAAAGTGTCTCTGCTCTGGGATATCGGATCTGGCAGTACCAGGCTGGAGTATCCTGGACTCGACATCACCAACAACAGATGGACCAGAATCAACGCCACACG GCTGGGTGCTCGGGGCTTCTTGTCCATTTATCAGCTGGAGGCGGCGCCATCACAAACAGTGACGGCAACATCACCTGGACCGGCCCGGGTTCTACAAATCGACAACAGTACCGTCATCCACATCGGAGGACTGGCAGATGACACCCAG AGGCCGGCAGCGTTGCAGTGGTCCACGTTTAATGGTTGTTTGGGTGAAGCATCGCTCAATGAGAAAAATGTCGGCCTGTGGAACTACGTCAGCAGACGAGGACAGTGTGGAGGCTGCTTCAGCag TCCGCAGGCGGAAGAGACGTCTTTCCACTTTGACGGTTCCGGATTCTCATTGATCCAAAAGTCTCTGCGAGCCACATCGACGTCCATTGTGTTATTGTTTAAAACGCTGTCGCCAGCCGGATTGCTGTTGTACCTGGCCTCCAACAACACT AGGGACTTCCTTTCCATTGAGCTGGTGGAGGGCTGTGTACGTCTGACCTTTGACCTAGGGTCTGGTCCTCTGGTCTTGACTTCCAGCAGGAAGTACAACAACGGAGTGTGGTACAAGGTCACGCTGCAAAGGAACCGACGCAAAG gtcACCTGTCAATCATGGCAGCTGACCAATCATCAGAAAAAGAAGTGTTGGAAGCGGAGTCACCAGGATCTGCTTCTGACCTCAACCGTTTTGACCTTGACCCCATCTACATCGGAGGACTTCCTGCTTCTCGACCAATCAG GCGGCAAGTGGTCTCCAGGTCCTACATTGGCTGCATCAAGAACGTGGAGATAGCAAGATTAAACTTTGACCTGCTTAGAGATGCATATGGAGTCAGGAAAGGCTGCGTTCTTGag GCGGTGCGGAGCGTGTCAATGTTAAGCAGCGGCTTCGTTCAGATTGCTCCTCGTTCACTCGGTCAGGAGGCAGAGATTCTCTTCTCTTTCAAATCTAACAACCAATCAGGAGTCCTGTTGGCTGCCTTCACTGATAACCATGCCCAGCGACGG CACTTCCTGTCAGTCCACCTGCTCTCTGGTTCTTTGGAAGTGGAGCTCGGCGAGACGGGTGCGGACGGTCGGCGGGTGACGGTCACAGCGGCGGAAGGCGGCTCTTTCACAGACGGAACAAAACACTCGGTCATCGTTAACGTCAATAGGAA GTCACTTTCGGTCCAAGTTGACGAGGGAAAAGTCAAATCAGCCTCGCTGTTACCGGGCGGACTTTCCCGTCTCTCCACGGCCTCCTTTTTCATTGGAGGACTGCCTTCAGGGGATGAGGCTCATTTGCCAATCAGATTACAGAAGATATCAAAGTTGTTCAGAGGCTGCATACAGCACCTGGTGCTTGGCGCTCT GCTTGTCGACCTGTCAGCTGCTGTCAAGTATGAGGGGGCGGAGCTTGACAGCTGCTTACTGGAGGAGAAAGTCAGAGGGGCAGTGCTTCCAGAAGACCAGGATGTGGAACCCACTCTTGACCCTTCCCACCTGTCTGTAGCCCCACCTACCCATCTGACACCTGTTGAACTAACG TGTACGCCAGAAAAAGAGCTGCGCTTCCTGCCAACAGCAGCTCAGTTTGGTTCATCACGACATAGTCACATGACTTTTACTATTGAACCAGTCACTGTCCGCAAAAG CGTGACCCTGCGGTTGTCGCTTCGAACACGAGCTCGGGACGGTTTGTTGCTGCTCCTGTCTGACGGCAACCAGATGGACTTTGCCATCCTGCGACTGGCGGCCGGGCGGCCGCTGATGTCGGCGGACCTCGGGAAGGGTGCCGCCACCGCCGCCTCCTCGGTTGCTGTGAACGACGGAAAATGGCACACA GTAAGCGCCGACGTTAGTCGGCGCTCCGTTTCGGTCTCTGTGGACGCCTCCGCTCCCGACTTGGTGGCGGTTAAAGGGAACCAGCTAGACGTCAACAGCAGACTGTATCTGGGTGGACTACCGCGCGCGCACAACACCCGAAGAATAAAT GTGACCACAAGTCTTCCAGGTTGTGTTCACTCTGTGAGTCTGAACGGCGTCATGCTCGATCTCTCTCGACCAGCCTCGCGGAATGacgtcacttcctgtttcaGTAAGGAGGAGTCAGGAAGTTACTTTAATGGCAGTGGATACGCCGCACTGA TGCCGAATGGATACAAGGTCGGTTCGGACGTGTCTGTGTCTCTGGAGTTTCGGACCAGCCGATCAGACGGCGTCTTCCTTGGCATCAGCAGTGCCAAGGTGGATGCCGTTGGACTAGAGATGATCAAAGGACAG GTGGTGTTTAATGTGAATAACGGGGCGGGCAGAGTGTGGGTTGCTTCTGCCAGTCCCGTGCTGTGTGATGGACGCTGGCATCGCCTGCTGGCCAGGAAGACCAAACACACCCTAAGTCTGAGCATAGATGGGCGAAGCAACTCCATCAGCAACCCCTATCCACAGTCCACCTCTGCTGAGACCAATAATCCCGTCTATGTGGGCGGGTACCCAG ACGGAGTAAAACAGAATTGCCTGTCAATCAAGTCGGCCTTCAGAGGATGTCTGAAGAATGTCCATCTCATAAAGTCGCACCTCAACAGCCCTCTAGACATGAGTCAGGCCCACTTCTCGTTGGGTGTCACCCCTAACTCATGTCCTGCTGCCTAA